tttctgtccatttctcctgcgactttctgagttcaaaattttgaggtttttgaaaaactgttcaaatcagctgatttcagcgtctaaacttcttccctgcatgctcctgagcgtgttctgcggattagattttgtcaaatgtcgacgaaatgccgccgggatcaatttctaccctaaatacccatttttcgccaaagtcgcaacctttacgctctaatctatcgacttggcttagtgctagtaggatttgtcgtcataaacgtcgttgtggacgtccccatccaatttgtttttcaaaaatccaattttgaaattctgagctaaaaataatgaccaaactacccctatatcagttttcgatccgaaaatttttccgagcctagaaccgtcttagttacggcttatgttaacctaggaaccaagtttgatcgaagaaaaatcgaccctcccaattaaggaaagtggccgagagctataccaaggggggaggaaatccgactttttcgaaaacttgtcttaacgcgttagattgtcgtaccacagagtttgtaatgtaccgtgtaaccctaggacttattgcttgctgagtttctgactcaatgtgttgatttctgtgattttggcttaaggttcttttgaggagtttcctggagatcaaggcgaggaacgtgaaggaggttgtgaggaaaacgctggaggagttacaagtgagggctactctctgaattactagataatgctttaggtgtcgatgaaattcgacttgatttatgtgttatgcacctaattgctaaatgtctgaaatgatttctgaggcttcggccgaacttgttgagtacttgatgccatgatattgtgtgctaaatgattcacatgctatgcgctacatggttaacttaggatgtgttggaatatgctgtttatgcctattggttgagctgtttcattgatgttattccactcgtgcctatgtttctggaaagtgaggattacgggcaagtcatgccgaattcttatgagattttgagagagttttgaaaggacgaacgaagttcggaccttgttatattttaatggatcgagaccttctcagaaattaattgggattatgggatccctgaaactcataggaagtatcataagactaaacgaaatctattttctcaaagaaaattcataagacattaatcaatctctaaaccccttgaacaaatgataacaacatttagataagagcttagagcctgaatattagtcttgaagatatgagaagtgtcgtcgagtccatgtcttgaggaaacttacaagtttccgagtatgcttatactctttcgctcgatgagcagtttattgtttggctatctaaagtttagccggagactataagtttccaagtacttcggtaccttttcgctcgatgagcagtttattgattggctatctaaagtttagccgggaaccatgagttcccaagtacattcttcttcttttgattaattcattttgtcgcagaatcgacgtttgccttagggtaggcttttagggacaataagttagctagaacacgtgacgacgtgtcgagtgaggtcggagacgttgtttggctaaccacttgcattcatgcactcattttgaggttaatacacggcggattaccggacctcggtggattccaaaatggtcataagacccggatttccatatttaggacactacggtggtcctcagtagcagacggaatggcagacctacgggttcactgctgatctgactacttttgtgtggtgtaagagacgcccgagcggaatggtcccactttggccggtgttagggctgactcgatggtgtccatccttcttccggaatgcattttgttacccagcattgcatttcatgcaacatacatgctgacttagttgctgagtgtgattggtacctgtttatcctacttgaggcatgctaattgttattatgatctttatattcattgtgatatatgcaaccctaggatgttatccctaaacgtataagcctgagaggctaaataattattaccctatatatctggttttattatttatataattctttggagttgaccctcgcgtcttctgtgtgtgtttgggcggactacgccattgtcagttgagtatggcggaccggttcacgatggttcacccttcaggggaaactaggttgaagaagcttgatcaggaggactacggttcaggggtggtcgaccccgctggccaccgagcgacttactcgagatgggattagtgtaggagtagtgtcgatgctctgaccgtcatgcttcagttttggggacagggtagtttcctaccggtagctttttgtgtggtttcctatggagatcacagagagctggttggatttaggggggtcttttcttaggccgctgggccaacttgttctcagattttgaggtttagtgttgcggacacagtatttttaccttggtttgtacttttgcctacgggcgttactctcttttactttccgtcactggaggtttactcgtgacgtggtttacaacttacagtgggggctgtaatcatattgtatattagttctgttatcttcgttttagagtttcatctctttctgtcttaacttacattatcaaaaaaaaaataattcacgtttttccgcttaagttatttctttggttactaaagtgacgccaccgaaatcggggtgttacacgatAATCATCGCTTCAACCTGCGAAATCGAACTCGGTGATTCACGATTGTACACAATCGTTTGAAGATGACTGTATTCCTCAGGCAAGCCATCAAACACTGCTTCCAAGTGTTCACGATAGGAGATTGGATCTCCAATCGTGATTAGCGCATTAACAATCGACTTAATACGCTTGAGATACTCAGAACACGACTTCGATCCCTTGGAGATGGATCGAATCTCAGATCTCAGTTGTGTGGACTGCGCGAGAGCGTGTGCGTGGAAGAATTCGAGCACTGCTTCCCAGACTTGCCAGGACTGAGAGCAATTCACCACAGTAGGAAGCACTGATGGTGAAAGCGAAGAAAGTAACCACGTAAACAGAGCAGAATCTTGCTGCTCCCAGACTTGATATGCAGGATTCTCCACTGCATTCACACGATCTTCTTCAGTGAGAAATCGTGGTGGAATCTCAGGATGAGAAAGGAAACTCTGCAACCTGTGAGTGCGAACGATCCCTTCCACATGCTGCTTCCATGAAAGAAAATTTgtatcatcaagcttcaacGTAAGCTTGTGAACAAGCGTGGATGAACTCAACTGCGGTTGAGCCACTGGAACTGGAATCGGGATCGGAATCTCTGGAATTTCGTCAGCCATgacgaagaagaaggagaagaaaagaaaatcgaGAGAGATCTCAAGGATCGTGAcctgctcttgataccatgttgaaaacTCAGAACTCTGTAAATCTAATTCTCATTCATTTCAAAAGGTTGTGATACAATAGACCATAGTTCAGTACTTATAGAAGAATATAAAGCTTGATGAACAAGCTAACAATTCTAACAAACTCTAACAACTAACTCTtaattctgttatgccagctAAGCTTGACAGCTAAGCAAGCATAACTAACACACTAACTCAGCTACAATCAGTAGCTTTACTTAACACGAGTAGTATACTCTAATACAGACACCAAACTATTGAATTATCTGATCCACATGGCTGTCTTCCCAAGCAGCTCCAACACCTCACTTTATCAGCCTCCCATTTCCGGTTAAAGCCAGTCAAGTATGTTGGCTATAACTTCTTCAATTGTTCACTGATCGACAGAGATTCAGATTTGGACTACTATTTGGTTCCGTGCCTCAATACCTCAACCGCTCGAGTGTACGCCATTCCGTCCACTGAGATAGTGGAATACTTGCCCCTGTGGTTTTGCACCAAAATGTTTAATGTTTCTTCCAAACCTTCTGATTTTAAAATTCGTGACAACTTTCTTCGTTTGGAATGGTCAGAGCCCAACTGTAAGCATTGTGAATCAAAAGGGAGAACATGTGGATGGAAGAATCATACCGCCAACAATCAAGTATATTGTTTCCGGGATCACAAAGGTAGGTCAACTTTTCATTGATTGTATCGTAATTGGAGGTTCTTTTCTATGTTCAAGTCACGCAGATTCAAACCTGATTGAACTATGGTTTTAAATTGAAGTTATAGTCTATGAAATATGTAGTTATGGTTTTAAATTGAAGTTATTGTCTATAATTTATAACCAAGGATTTTGAAGAGCCTAGTTAGCTTGAAAATTTAATGGAACTGGCCATGATTTCTAACTAGAAACGGTATGCAATTTTTGAATAGTGAGATCTTAATAAGTACTTGTTTCAAATTCATGAAAATATGTGGTATTGCATTTGTGAAGTATTTCGCAGAATTCAATTAAGTGAAATCTTTAATGTCTGACCACAAATGCAAACTGAATTTTGCTATTGTTGTTAACATGTTTGCAGGTTCTTCAACAGCTCTAGTGACTACAGGTCAGCTTTCATTCTTTcaaactttgttttcctttttgatCAATATTAACCTGAAGCACTAAGTAAAATTATCATTTTCTTACAATTTAGTTTCCATAAATGCAGGATCAGTCCTAGGGTCCTTGTTCTTTATTCTGTTGACTGGTGCAGTCTACCACATCTATGACTCTTACAGACTGAGGAAAGAAAAACAAGCAATATTTGAAAAATTTCTTGAGGACTATAGAGCTCTTAAGCCCACCAGATACTCTTATGTAGAAATTAAGAGAATCACCAACAATTTTGAGCACAAGTTAGGAGAGGGAGCCTTTGGAACCGTGTTTAAAGGAAGCATTTCCAAAGAAATTCCTATTGCTGTGAAGATCTTGAATATTTCTCACGGAAAGGGGGAAGAATTCATCAATGAAGTTAGCACCATGGGTAGAATCCACCATGTTAACATTGTTCGCTTGGTGGGTTTCTGTGCTGATGGCTTTAGAAGAGCTCTTGTTTATGAGTTCTTACCAAATGGTTCACTGCAGAAGTTCATCAATTCACCAGACAACAAGCAGAACTTCCTTGGTTGGAAGAGGCTTCACGAAATTGCTTTAGGAATAGCCAAGGGAATTGAGTATCTTCACCAAGGTTGTAATCAACGCATTCTCCACTTCGATATCAAGCCTCAAAATGTGCTGCTAGACCATAACTTTGCTCCCAAAATATGTGACTTTGGTCTAGCTAAATTGTGCTCAAGGGATCAGAGCATAGTGTCAATGACTGCAGCTAGAGGAACTTTGGGGTACATTGCTCCTGAAGTGTTCTCAAGAAACTTTGGCAATGTATCTTACAAGTCAGATGTTTATAGCTATGGAATGATGCTGCTTGAAACAATAGGAGGGAAGAAGGTCACGGAAGACATGGAGGAAAATACTAGCCAGGTTAACTACCCGGAATGGATTCATAATCTTGTAGAAGAACATGAGGAAATGAGAATCCATATTGAAGAAGAAGGGGATGCAGAAATTGCAAGGAAACTAGCTATTGTGGGACTTTGGTGCATCCAGTGGCATGCCATGGATAGACCATCAATGCAAATGGTGCTTCAAATGTTAGAAGGAGATGCAGACACAACTCCAATACCTCCTAATCCTTTCACTTCTTCAGCAGGTGCAGGGCCAAGGAGAACAAGTGCAACTGTGAGTGTTGCTGCAAGACAACTAACCCAAGATTTAGAAGTCATCCAAGAGTTAGAGTGACTTATTATACTTTACTAAGGTGAGATGGACTTTATTTTCTCTTGTGTATGGTATATTAGTTTTGTATGAGCCAAGCTACAAGATTGCATATCTCCCCTTATAATTCATGTCaatttcaaatatttatttGCATCACTTCATAAAATTCAAACGGTAGAAAAGAGGTGAATCAAAATTGTGCGAGAAGGTGAGCGCTCACCATGCAAGGGTCTAGCTCAAAGAAATGcttgaaaaaataatattataaagtGAAAGTCAGACCTGCAAATGATTCATACAGCAGACAAAATCAGCTGAAATTTTCTTTTCCCCCAACTGTGGTCCCATATTCTCCTGTCCTGTCAAAAACATGAGAACACAAGTTAATATAAAATTACTAGAAAGGTGAATTgaaataatcataaaattaacATTCACAATAAACATGCTAATGAGTGGATACCAATTCCAATTTATCAGCATCAGCGCCTCCTCCACAATACAACTCGCACACCTTTCATTCATTGGGACTCACGGTGGCGTAGGGATGAGCAAAGATCTTGATCAGAGCCATTTTGGCAAAATTGAATGAGGAGCTACATTTCAAGTAGACAACGCAATAGGTTACAAGCCAAACTGTAACATCCCAATTAAGAAGGAGCGATTGTAACCCCATCATCAAATCAACTTAGTGGATGTTTCTGTAAGCATTTGAAAAAAAGTAAAAGCAAATTGAACTAAAGCCTACTCTCAAGCCTCATTCACGTTTGGTTCTTGGAATTAGTGTTCTTTTCATTCCACAAacattgttgtttaaggttaggTCGGTGTTATTTCCACCACCGACATCTAATTTCACCTCCTTTTAACTGGTGAAAAGACAAAAATATCCTTAGGATATAGATTTGTGGGAATTTTACTTAAAATTGTAGCAAAATTTGCAGGAAATATTTGTGAAAGAATTGGTAACAAAGCATGCCGGTAATAAGTAGTGAATGAGGTGAAGGGTAACATTTGAGTAAGTTTGGAGTTTAGTGTCATATACGGAAACATTAAGGTAGTGGAGTGTAATTTACTCCAATTTATTATGTTATCCATTCCTGTATAAGCAATACCTTTGAGCATGTGTTTACAATATGTAGATTAAAACATGATTCTGATTTAGCTTACTATAGATTTTTAATTTATCGCCCAAAttcaatatataaaaaaaaaaacagagcaaTGATACTTGCATGAGTTGCATCTTTAAATGACTAAAATGCCAAGCCAAAATTTACTCTTTAACATACTTTTTTAATATACAATGATAACAATGAGTTTTAAACCTATGCCTTGATTGAAACTGTACTTAGCAAAAACAATGCTTCTCACCAAATATGTAAGTAACACATTCAGCACCATATATACACCTAAGGATACAATACAAGCCCACAAGTTGGATGCAAATCATGTGCTGTCATTAGTATCCTCTCCAGAGGACGATGGCCTTGAGTTGCTATCATCTGTAGCATACTCTACTGGTAAATCTTGTGCATATAGATAAGGCTTTTTAGGCATTTGTAATTCCTCATCTTCAAGCATCTCCAACACTTTATCCATTGGCGGACGATCACCAGGCTTTGTCTGTATACACCACAAAGCCACAATCATCATTTTCTTTGCCATCTTCATTTCCTCATCAGTGTCATTTTCAATTGTGATTTCCCTTctgtagttcttttgattggctgcattttgcttaAAACATGATGGgcaaccatatgttccaacatctggagcaacatggtggaaTTACGTATGTTGTTGGTTCAGTCGTTAAAGTCAAGTTTGTTGTGAGGTTGCTGATTGCATGAGGATTCAGAAGATTTATTctatgctgtgcgttttatcttctgaaggcgtgtttgttttaatcttggctgaagtaacaagattgatagcgtgtgaaccaagtctatctcaaagtttgaattctgttttacttggttctgttattttattctggtaagatttgattccatgaagattctttccagaagtgtgttagtggactctatgacgttcagcccattgaagatccaagccccaagtgaacgtctatataaaagGAACTTGTAAACCCTAGCTGTGCACGGATTCAGAGATTCAGATATTGATcttagggttttgtttgtgagtcctcttgtgagtGTTGTATCAACTTAGTGCTTTAGTTCATCAAAGTACTGAGTtgaatttgtttagttgagttgtaatctcatcaaactgtttttgataaacatgtcttgatcactgtggcagtgatcgttaggagttagagaaagttttctcatagcttagaggagaagggctaagcttgattcacttgtgtaatagtggtgaacatataagaggctctatactaagggggagtacttaggtataggagggacttttatgtgacctgagaactattatttgatagtgaattgactcctggattggtatcctccagacgtaggtgatgttcaccgaactgggttaacaactccttgtgttttaactgtttgtttgtttttgatactctgattgtgttttgttgtgttacacattgttgcaacattgtgtatcacatctgtcctaggtgaatacgaatttcaattggcatcagagcaggcaccctgttctggttgggtgagctccagggaagacAGATTCGGTTCCAATGGACAACTCAAAGGAAGGTGGCTCTGTGAATAGACCACCTATTCTGGATGGCACCAACTacgactactggaaggctcgcATGATTGcgtttctcaaatcaattgacagcAAGACCTGGAAGACTattgtcaaaggttggaaacatccggTGAACATACCCAAGGAAGGGTCATCTGTTGGTGAGTtgaaacctgaggatgaatggaaCAAAGAAGAGGATGAGGAGGCGTTGGGTAACTCTAAAGCGCTAAATGCTATATTCAATGGAGTGGATAAAAACATGTTCCGATTGATCAACACTtgcactgtggcaaaggatgcttgggagattctcaagactgctcaTGAGGGGACTTCCAGAGTTagaatgtcaaggcttcagattctaacaactcagtttgagaacTTAAAGATGAAGGAAGATGAGACCATCTCTGATTTTCATATGAGACTGCGTGATATGGCAAACTCCTCTTTCGCTTTGGGAGAACAAATGTCAgaggagaagcttgtgagaaagattctcagatctcttcctaagaagtttgacatgaaagtaactgctattgaagaagctcaagacataaGCAGTATCAAGGTGGATGAGCTTATTGGATCCTTGATGACTTTTGAAATGACTCAAAATGATAGACctgagaaaagaaataaaagcatTGCTCTTGTCTCAAGCACAGATTTAGATGAAGATATGTCTGATAATGAAACTGGTGAAAGCATATCAGAAGCCATTGCTTTTCTgggaagaaaattcaacaaggtTTTGAAGAGGCTAGATAAACGATCAAGGCCAAATGTGCAAGACAAACGACCTGACAACTTCAAGAATCagcaatttcaaagaaaaatgaaagatgaAGACAAGGCAGGAAATGGCCGAGGagttcagtgtcatgaatgtgagggtttTGGCCACATCAGGGCTGAATGTGCCACATACttaaagaaacagaagaaaggaATGGTCACCACTTGGTCTGATGATGAATCTGATACTGAAGGTGAAGATGTAACAGCAAACAAAGTAACATCATTCATGGTTAGATGTGATTCAGATGATGAAGACAGTGACAAGGAAATCTCCGATGAGGAACTTGCTGAAGCCTATAAACTTCTCTACACTAAGTGGAAAGAAGCATGTATCTACGGTCAGCAACAAAAGAAGCAAGTCCTTGACCTTCAAGCTGAGAAGAAAAAGCTAACTGAAGAAGTTGCCTTATTGAACTCAAAAATGGAAGGAATGACCAAGTCCATTCGCATGATGAGCAAAAGCACTGATATTCTGGATGAAATTCTTGATGTGGGAAAAAGTGCAGGTGATAAGACTGGGATAGGATTTGATTATCGTGCTGTTAACAAGGCAAGTCAGAACATGACCAAGGAACATGTGCAGATTGGAAGGCAATCAAATGCTAAAATGTGGAACCACAGGCCCCAGCAATCGGTTACACATTCGTATGCTCAAGTCAGGAactatcaaaattcaacttggagatgtcattactGTGGCAAATTTGGTCACATTAGACCATATTGCTTCAAGCTGTATGGATATCCTATGTTTCAAGGTGTTTCAcgagaagatgaaaagaaaagtcCAGACAAAAGAAAGTGGAAGCCTAAGGTTAATGTTACTGCTCTCATTGCTCACACCTCTCTGCGTGCATCATCAAAAGAAGACTGGTACTTTGATAGTGGGTGTTCCAGACACATGACAGGAGTAAAAAATTATCTTGAGAAAGTGAAACCACATGCTAAGAGCTTTGTTACTTTTGGGGATGAAGCCAAAGGAAAGATtagaggaattggaaaattgtcTGACACAGGATCTCCAAACCTTGATGATGTCTTGCTAGTTGAAGGGTTAACTGCAAACttgatcagcataagtcaactttgTGACCAAGGCTTGAAGGTGGTGTTCAAACAGTCTGGGTGTGTtgtcaaaaataagaacaaggATGTGCTGATGAGAGGAGCTAGATCAAAGGACAACTGCTACATGTGGACCTCTGAAACAACATCCTTGTCTGCTCTATGTTTGATgtctaaagaagatgaagttagaATCTGGCACCAAAAGTTAGGTCATCTGAATCTTAAGAGTATGAAAAGGATTGTTGCTGAGGAAGTAGTTAGAGGGATACCAAAGTTGAACATCCAAGAAGGAAAGGTTTGTGGTGAATGTCAGATTGGGAAGCAAGTCAAAATGTCTCACCAGAAGTTACAACATCTGACTACATCAAAAGTGCTTGAACTACTGCACATGGATTTGATGGGGCCAATGCAAGTGGAAagtctgggaggaaaaaggtacgtTTTTGtttgtgtagatgatttttctagGTTCACTTGGGTAGAATTTCTGAAGGAGAAGTCAGACACCTTTGAAGTGTTCAAAGAACTATGTCTCCAAGTGCAAAGGGTAAAAGGGAGTGGGATTGTCAAAATacgaagtgatcatggaaaagaatttgaaaatggTCAATTCTCTGAGTTCTGCTCATCTGAAGGAATCAAACATAAATTCTCTGCTCCTATCACTCCTCAGCAAAATGGAGtggttgaaaggaagaacaggACATTGCAAGAATCTGCTAGAGCTATGTTGCATGCAAAAAATCTACCATATCATTTTTGGGCTGAAGCCATCAACACTGCCTGCTACATTCACAATCGTGTCACTATTCGTCAAGGAGACACAGTCACTcagtatgaactatggaaaggaAAGAAACCTACAGTGAAGTATTTCCATGTTTTTGGGAGCAAGTGCTACATTCTGACTGACAGAGAACATAGGAGAAAACTGGATCCTAAAAGTGAAGTTGGAATATTTCTGGGGTATTCTGGAAACAGCAGAGCTTACAGAGTTTATAATATCCGCACGAGAGTCATGATGGAATCCattaatgttgttgttgatgatacaTCCAATGAGAGAACGGAACAAgctcatgatgaagatgatctaCCGTGTGAGTGTACTGATGGGGAACCAGATGAGCCAGCAATTCAATTCCAAAATGAACAAGAAGACACTGTATCTCAACTGCCTGTAGCTACCAAAGAACCCTCTATTAGAATTCAGAAGATACATCCAAAAGAAAATATCATTGGTGATCTGAATGATGGGGTTATTACAAGGTCAAGGGATCTAATTTCTAATGCATGCTTCATATCAAAAATAGAACCAAAGAATGTCAAAGAAGCTCTGACTGATGAGTTCTGGATTCAATCCATGCAAGAGGAACTGGGACAGTTcaagagaaatgaagtgtgggaattggttccaagacctgatgatgcaaatgttgtgggaactaagtggatattcaggaacaagtctgatgaaagtggtaatgtgacaaggaacaaatctcGTCTAGTTGCTCAGGGATACTCTCAAATAGAAGGggtagactttgatgaaacatttgctcctgtTGCTCGTCTTGAATCTATCAGATTGTTGTTAGGAGTAGCATGTCTGCTAAAATTCAGACTATATCAGATGGACGTCAAGAGTGCATTCTTGAATGGTTACCTggatgaagaagtctatgtggaacaacctaaagggtttGTAGATCCAAGttttccagatcatgtgtacagatTGAAAAAGGCTTTGTATGGCTTAAAGCAAGCACCTAGAGCCTGGTATGAAAGATTAACAGAGTTTCTGATTAACAATGGTTATGACAAAGGTGGCATTGACAAAACCTTGTTTGTTAAGAAAAATGGCAGTGAACTCATGGTagctcaaatttatgttgatgacatcgtgTTTGGTGGCATGTCGAACCATATGGTGGAACAATTTGttgaacaaatgaaatctgagtttgaaatgagtctTGTCGGCGAGTTAActtactttctgggacttcaggtAAAACAGATGGAAGATACCTTATTCATCACACAAAGTAAGTATGCCAAGGGAATTGTTAAGAAGTTTGGTCTTGAGAATGCTGGCCATAATAGAACTCCTGCTGCAACTCATATCAAGCTTACAAAGGATGAGAAAGGTACTGATGTGGATCCTAgtttatatagaagcatgattggaagtctttTGTATCTCACTGCCAGCAGACCAGATATTACTTTTGCAGTTGGAGTTTGTGCTAGGTATCAAGCAGAACCAAAGACTAGTCATCTCATTCAAGTGAAAATGATCATTAAGTATATCAGTGGTACAAGTGATTATGGCATTTTGTACTCTCACAACACTAATTCAATGTtaacaggttactgtgatgcggattgggctggaagtgctgatgataggaagagcacatcaggtggatgtttctttcttGGAAACAATCTAATTtcttggttcagtaaaaagcaaaattgtgtctctctctctacggcagaagctgaatatatagctgctggaagcagttgcactcagttgatgtggatgaaacaaatgttaaaggagtataatgtgcaacaagatgttatgacattgtTTTGTGACAATCTAAGTGCTATCAACATATCCAAAAATCCAATTCAGCACAGCAGAACAAAACATATTGATATTCGTCATCATTTCATCAGGGAGTTGGTTGAAGATGGTACtgttactttggaacatgtcTCAACTGAAAAGCAGTTagcagatatttttaccaaaGCTCTGGATGCCACACAGTTTGAAAAATTGAGACAGTTATTAGGTATCTGCCTATTTGAGGAATTATAGCAATCAAAGGGATTGTGGTGTGCCAACGGCTCTTCTGTCATAACGTTTGAGGCACGCTTAATCCGAAATTTCCATTGTTTCTTGATAACCTCTCCTGCAACCTCCA
This is a stretch of genomic DNA from Lotus japonicus ecotype B-129 chromosome 1, LjGifu_v1.2. It encodes these proteins:
- the LOC130743347 gene encoding rust resistance kinase Lr10-like, whose protein sequence is MFNVSSKPSDFKIRDNFLRLEWSEPNCKHCESKGRTCGWKNHTANNQVYCFRDHKGSSTALVTTGSVLGSLFFILLTGAVYHIYDSYRLRKEKQAIFEKFLEDYRALKPTRYSYVEIKRITNNFEHKLGEGAFGTVFKGSISKEIPIAVKILNISHGKGEEFINEVSTMGRIHHVNIVRLVGFCADGFRRALVYEFLPNGSLQKFINSPDNKQNFLGWKRLHEIALGIAKGIEYLHQGCNQRILHFDIKPQNVLLDHNFAPKICDFGLAKLCSRDQSIVSMTAARGTLGYIAPEVFSRNFGNVSYKSDVYSYGMMLLETIGGKKVTEDMEENTSQVNYPEWIHNLVEEHEEMRIHIEEEGDAEIARKLAIVGLWCIQWHAMDRPSMQMVLQMLEGDADTTPIPPNPFTSSAGAGPRRTSATVSVAARQLTQDLEVIQELE